The nucleotide window TCGCCCGAGGGGAGGATGTTCGCGTCGTGGACCTCGCTGTTCAGCTTCGTCGACACCGGGAACGACCACTCGTTGACGACGTGTGGCTCGGGCGTGGGTTCGATGAGTCGATAGCCCGTCCGCGAGCAGGGCGCTTCGTACTCGCCGCAGGATTGCTCACCTTCGACGATGAAGCCCGCGAGCACCGTGCCGTTGTCGAGTTTCGTCACGTCGAAGTAGTCGACGTTCTCGCCGCTCTCGGTCCAGACCTCGTCGCCGTTCGCGTCGTACTGTGTGACGGCCCCTTCGGACTGCATTCCGACGAGCGTCGCACCGCGCGTCGAATCGTTGTCGGCCGCGCTGGCAGTCGGTGTGGTCGCCGCGCTCACGGCGAGTGGCCCGACGACGACGATGACGGCCAGAACCACCAGGAGCGCACCGAGGCGCTGGCGAGAGGGCGAACGCATTGGTTGTGCCGACTGCGTGGCTGGTCGGGTTAACGCTACTGATTCGCGCTCGGAACGCGATCGCCGTCGAGCACGGAGACAAAGTTCTGAAGGACGTCGTGACCGACGCTCGTGAGTACGCTCTCGGGGTGGAACTGTACGCACTCGATCGGATGCTCACCGTGGCGAATCCCCATCACGAGCCCGTCGGCGGTGCGCGCGCTCACGGCGAAACAGTCGGGCACGTCGGTGGCGACCAGCGAGTGATAGCGCCCTGCCTGGAACCCCTGATCGAGATCGGCGAACACGCCGCGACCGTCGTGATCGATCGAGACGGCCTTTCCATGGACCGGTTCCGGCGCACGCCCCACCGACCCCCCGTACGCGTAGATCGCGGCTTCCAGCCCGAGACAGACGCCAAGTGTCGGTATCTCGGGGCTCACTTCCCGGAGCACGTCGAGCGTGACGCCCACGTCGCGATCATTCTCGGGATGGCCCGGCCCGGGACTGATGACGATCCCGTCCGGGTCGGCGGCGCGAACCTCTTCGAGCGAGGCCGTGTTGCGCACGACGTGGGTGTTCGCGTGCTCGCTCACGTACTCGACGAGGTTGTAGGTGAACGAATCGAAGTTGTCGACGAACATGACGTCCGGGCGGTCGGCGGCATCGGTGGGGATCGTCGGTTCGGTGGTCATCGCGAGGGCTCCGGCGTCATCGACGGCCGTTCGATGCGTTCGAGCGCGGCGAGCACGCCCTCGATCTTCTGCTCGGTCTCGTCGTACTCGCTCGCCGGCTCCGAATCGGCGACGACGCCCGCGCCCGCACGCACGGTGATCCGATCTTCACCCACCCCACCGACCGCCGACGGCTCCGTGGCGTGCTCGATCAGCGCCGTCCGGATCGTGATGGCGATGTCGGCGTCGCCGTCCCACGAGAAGTAGCCGACACCGCCGCCGTACAGCCCCCGCGGGGAGGCTTCGAGCTCGTCGATGAGCTCCATCGCACGGACCTTCGGCGCACCCGAGAGCGTGCCCATCGGGAAGGCCGCGCGCACCGCGTCGAACGCGTCGTTTGCCTCCGTCATCTTCCCTGTGACCGTCGATTCGATATGCTGGACGTGGGAGTATTTCAGCACGGTCATGAACTCCGCGACTCGCACGGAGCCGGGCTGACTCACCCGGCGCACGTCGTTGCGCGCCAGATCGACGAGCATCGTGTGCTCGGCGCGCTCCTTCTCGTCGGCGAGCAGTTCGCCCGCGAGCCGGCGGTCCTCGACCGGGCTCGATCCCCGGGGACAGGTGCCCGCCAGCGGGTTCGAGACGACCTCGTCCCCGCGGATGGAGACCAGCGTTTCGGGGCTCGCACCCACCACCGAGCGATCGCCGTATTCGAGCAGATACATGTACGGCGAGGGGTTGATCTCGCGCAGGGCGGCGTACAGCCCGCGTGGGTCGATCTCGCCAACCAGTTCGCGGGCGCGCGAGAGCACCACTTGGTAGCTGTCGCCATCGAGGACGTGTTCCTTCGCCCGCCGAACGGACTCCTCGTACTCTTCGCGCGAGCCAGCAGTCTCCCCACGGCGCTCGAACCCGCCCACATCGACCGTCGCAGCGGTGAGTTCCTCGTGGACGCGTGCGACCTCGGCGGCCATCGCGTCGTGGATGGCGGCCGGATCGTCGTCGGGGCGGACGAGCGGTGTGAACACGAGCGAGACTTCCCCGGATGCGTGATCGAACGCCACGGTTTTCGTGGTCAGGACGAACTGCGCGTCGGGCACCGACGAATCGGGCCGATCGATCCCGACCTCGTCGAGTTGTAGATCGTAAACCGAATCGTAGGCCAGATAGCCGACGAGTCCACCGTCGAGCTGCTGGCGATCGGTGTCGGGGAAGTTCACCCGGTCGGCGTCGGGCAGCGCGCCGCGAAGCCGGTCGAGGACGTCGCCTCCGTCGCTATCGAACGCGCCCCGATATCGCTCGGTGAAACACTCGATCTCAGTGCCGTCCGGGCCAACGGTGACGAGTGCCGCCGGATCGTAGCCGACGAACGAGTAGCGCGCGTGGCCGTCGGCTTCGGTGGGCGCGAACGCCCCGTCGGGGTCGCTGGAGGCGACCTTCTCGGCGCTTTCGAGCAGGAATGTGTGGTCAGTATCGTCGGCGAGCGTCGCGTACGCCGCGAGCGGTTCGCTGTCGACGTCGAGCCGGGCGACCGCGCGTACGACCGCCGGACGATCTCGATCGCTCGCCAGATCGACGAATCGCTCGCGACCCGGCGACAGAGCGGCGTCACTCATACGCGCAGCGGCTCCCCGCGGACACGCGCGACGAATCTCTGGAGCTTCGCGTGGTCTTTGGTGCCCATACCCTGCTGGTCCTCGATCCCGCTCGATACGTCCACGCCGAACGGTGCGACCGTCTCGACCGCGCTGGCGACGTTCTCGGGCGTGAGGCCGCCGGCGAGCAGGACGGGAGCGTCGAGATTCGCGACGATCTCCCGGGCACGTGCCCAGTCGTGCGTCTCACCGGTACCACCTGCACCCTGCTCGTCGGTCGAATCGAGCACGAGCGCGTCCGCGACGGTCGCGTACTCCTCGAGACCGTCGTCGGCCGCATCGACACCGGCGATCATCGGGACCGCGATGCGTGCCGAGAGATCCTCGATCTCGGCCGGCGAGCAGCCGTGGACCTGGATCGCATCGGGCGCGACTCGCTCGACGAGCGCCGCGCCCTCGTCCGGCGTTTCGGGCATCGTGACGAGCACGCTCGTGACCGACTCGGGAACCCGATCGACGAGCGCGGCGGCGCGATCGGGCGCGAGTTCGCGCGGCGTCTCGATCGGGACTCGCGAGATGACCCCGACCATGTCCGCGCCGGCGTCGATGGCGACGTCGAGATCGCGCTCGCGTGTCAGCCCGCAAAGTTTCGTACGAGTCATCGTCCCTCGCCCGCGACCGCCTCGGCCGTGCGCAGCGCGGCGAGTTTCTCGCGAGCGCGACCGGCGTCGATCGCCTTGCGGGCGCGTTCGACACCGTCCTGAATACTGTCGGCGATGCCGGCAACGTATACCGCCGCGCCGGCGTTCGCGAGCACGATACCGCGCTTTGAGCCCTCGATCTCGCCGGTGACGATCCCCCGGAGGTCGGCGGCGTTCTCGGGGGGCGTGCCGCCAGCGACCGCCGCGACGGGGGCCGTGTCGAGACCCAACTTCTCGGGCGTCAGCGTGTACTCCTCGATCTCCGTGCCCCGGACCTCGGCAACGCGCGTCTCGCCGTGGATGCAGATCTCGTCCATGCCGGAGCCGTGGACGACGAGCGCGCGATCGACGCCGAGCTGGGCGAGTGCACGGGCGAGCACGGGGACGAGATCGGGATCGTAGACGCCGACGACCTGTGCGTCGGCTCCCGCCGGGTTCGTCAGCGGGCCGAGCACGTTGAAGATCGTCCGCGTGCCGAGCTCCTTGCGCGGGCCGATGACCGCCTTCATCGCGGGGTGGAACACCGGCGCGAGCATGAACCCGATCCCCTGGCGCTCGATGGCCGCCTCGACGTCCGTGGGTTCGGCGTCGATATCCACGCCGAGCTCGTGGAGCACGTCGGCGCTACCCGACGAGGAAGAGACCGAGTAGTTGCCATGTTTGGCGACGTTGACGCCCGCGCCGGCGGCGACGACCGCGCTCGCCGTCGAGACGTTGATCGTGTCGTGGTCGTCGCCGCCCGTCCCGCAGGTGTCGACGAGCGGCCGGCAGTCGGGTTCGATCGTGCGTGCGGCCGCGCTCATGCCCTGGGCGAAGCCAGCGATCTCGGTCTCGGTTTCGCCTTTGGTCCGTAGCGCCGCGAGCAGCGCTCCCATCTGTGCCTCGGTCGCCCCTTCGAAGATCTCCGTGGCCGCCGTGCGCGCGGCCGATCGCGAGAGATCCTCGCCGTCGGCCACCCGTGCGATGTACTCTTGCATGTGAGGATGTACTGATTCGCGTTGTAATGCACAAGTTCGTACATCGGCTTAAATCTACCGTCGGCGATTCCACACCCTGCCTTCGTTCCGAAACCTTCAATTAGGCCCGCGGCGGAATAGTGGGTAGAGCAAGGGTTCGTGGTCTAGGCTGGTTATGACACCTCCTTGACATGGAGGAGGCCGGCGGTTCAAATCCGCCCGAACCCACTATTTTCCCGCGAACATCTCGATGAACGATTTCTGGATAGATAGCTTCCTGATGAGTTCGAATTCCTCGATGTGTTCCACGAACCCGACCATGAAGTTCGACGAGATATCGCTGTGCGAGCGTTGCGGCGGTGTAGTGCTTGACGCCCAATCCAGACAGGCGCGACCACACCTCGAAATGTAACGTTCGACCGTCCAAAACGATAAGCCCGTTTGGAACGAGTGGAGACCATGCAAGAAGCGTACATCGTCGACGCAGTGCGGACCCCGTTCGGCAAGCACGGTGGCTCGTTTCGAGACACCCATCCACAGGACCTCGCGGCGATACCGCTGGAACGGCTCGAAGAGCGCAACGGGTTCTCCGGACCCGACGACATCGAGGACGTGATCTACGGCTGTGTGGACCCGGTGGACGAACAGGCCAACAACATCGCACGGATCGCCCCGATGGTGGCCGGTTGGGGCGACGACGTGCCGGGTGTGCAGCTCGACCGGATGTGCGGGTCGGGCCAGCAGTCGATCAACTTCGCGGCGGGCCAGATCCGTGCGGGCTTCCACGACGTTCTCGTCGCAGGCGGTGTCGAGCACATGACCCGGGTTCCGATGGGTTCGGCCGGTAGCAGTCTCACCGACAGCTACTTCGAGCATTTCGACGAGCTCACCACCCAGGGCGAGGGTGCCGAACGGATCGCCGAGGAGTGGGGGTTCTCCCGAAACGATCTCGACGGGATCGCCGTCGATTCGCAGAACCGCTGGGCCGACGCCGCGGCTGCCGGCCACTACGACGACCAGGTAGTGCCCGTCGAGGTGGGACCCGACGGGGAAACGACCCACGTCGAGACGGACGAACACCCGCGTCCTGGGACGGACATCGAGACGCTCGGCGATCTCCCGCTGGCGTTTCGCGAGGAGGGTGAGGGAGTGATCCACGCCGGCAACTCCTCGGGGATCGTCGATGGTGCGGCGGCGACGTTGGTCGCAAGCGGCGAGGCGTGCGAGCGGTTCGGCTGGGAGCCGATGGCCAGAATCGTCGACAGCCACGTCGTCGGCGTCGATCCCGTGACGATGCTCACGGGACCGATCCCGGCCACGAACGAACTGCTCGACGCGAACGACATGGCGGTGTCCGACATCGACCGCTTCGAGGTCAACGAGGCGTTCGCGTCGGTCGTCGCGGCGTGGCTCGACGAGACGGGTGCCGACTGGAACCGGACGAACGTCTGGGGCGGCGCGATCGCCCACGGCCATCCGCTCGGCGCGACCGGTGCGGCACTCCTCGGCAAACTGCCCTACCAGCTCGACGCGTGTGACGGCCGGTACGGACTGTGTACGATGTGTATCGGCTTCGGCCAGGGGATCGCCACGCTAATCGAACGGGTCTGAGATGGTCCGTTCCGATCGAAAACGGAGACGCGGCGACGGACGATGACGCCCGTGAGATGGCGTCGGGCCGAGTGTTTACAGTCGGCCCGAAATCGCGAATCCGTTCGGTGACTCAGAGGCCGTACTGGCTCGCGATGGTGTTGAGCTGGATCTCGTCGGTCCCCTCGACGATTCGGAAGATCCGTGCCTGATGGAGACGGTCCATGAACGGGTTCTCTTCCGCGAGGCCGCTGCTGCCGTGGACCTGCACCACGTCGTCGGCGATCTCCCAGAACGTGTTGGTTGCGAACCACTTCAGGATCGACGACTCGGCGATGGCGGGATCGCCCCCATCGAGCGTCCACGCACATCGCAACCCGGCAGCGTCGGCGGCGTAGACGTTGGCACGCCCGCGAGCGATCTTGTGTGAGATCGCCTGAAAATCGCCGATCGAACGGTCGAACGCCTCGCGGTCGGTGGCGAACTCGGTGGCACGATCGAGCAGCCACTCGGCGCTGCCGACCGCTTGGGCACCGATCTCTAGCCGGCCGAGGCCGAGAAAGCCCATCGCATCGTAAAACGCCGCATCGACATCGCCGAGCACGCGGTCGTCGGGGATTCGGACGTCGTCGAGTCGGACCTCGGCCTGTCGACCCACCGATCCGACGGCGTTGTTGAGTGGTCCGAGCTCGAACTCGTCGTCCTCGACGATGAAACAGGTGATCCCGCCGTGACGGCCCGCCTCCGCCTGTGGGGTGGTCCGTGCGAACACCTCGATGAAGTCGGCGTAGGGCGCGTTCGTGATCCACTGTTTCGTGCCGTCGAGAACCCACTCGTCACCGTCCTTGTCGGCGTGGGTGTCCATGTTCGGCGAATCGGATCCCACACCCGGTTCGGTCTGAGCGAACGCCGTCGTCTTCTCGGCGCACATCGCCGGTTCGAGGTACTCTTCGATCTGGTCGCCCTCGGCCGCCGCGAGCAGCGGCTTCGGGCCCGCCGGCCCTGCGAGGACCTCGTTCGACAGGGGGACGGCGGATTCGGCGAGGCGTTTGTTCGCGCGATACCACGTCACCGCCGACACGTCCTCACCGCCGGCGTCGCTCGGCATGTTCATGGCGTAGTAGCCCGCCTCGGCGCTCCGTTTGCGGACGCGCCCGATCGCATCGAGTACCTCGTCGGTCAATCGCCCATCGGGCTCGTGGCCGAGTCGCGGGTTCGTGAGCGTCTCCCCGAGCTCCTCGGCGATCGGTTCGACCTCCTGCTCCACGAACTCGTCGAGACTCCGGAGAACGAGCTGGGTTTCCTCGTCGATATCGAACGCGACACCGGAATCGCTCGCTGATCGTCCCATGAGTATCCACGTGGTTCGTCGACATCCCACATAAGACCTTGCTACCGACGACTCACTGCTCGGAGCGCGACCTGATCGGCCTCTGTCCGACGGTATTAGCAACGAACTCGTGCGATCCAGAACGGTGAGCGAACTACGTCCGCGAAAGCTTTGCTGCACGCGGTCCGTTTCTCGTTTCGACCATCTCGAACGTGACCTCTTCCCCGAGTTCGGGCACGTGATCCCGCACAGCGTTCGGAAGGAACAGGACGTCCTTCGCCGTCGCCTCAGTTTCGATGAACCCCGATTGACTGGCGACATTCACGTGACTCACCGTTCCTTTTGTCAGCGATTCGTGATTCATTGGTTGTACATAGCCATGGTACCGATCCTCAAATAGATGTTGGTGTAATGAAGAATGATGGAGAACGTAGATTCTGAGTGACAGAACGAGAACAACGACGAGTTCGACCCGGCAAAGGTCGGAGCAGTGGACCTGATACAGCTCGTTCTGAACGCGGAGTGTCGATCAGGGTCAGATATTCGGCATGCCCGACCGTACGAGCAGCTATGGAACACACCGGGTCGGTGAAAGTGCCGGACGGGAAACTCGTCACCGTGACCGCGACCTACGAGGACACCATCGAATCGGTCACGATCACCGGCGATTTCTTCCTCGAACCGCCGGAGGCACTGGAGAAGCTCGAACGGGTGATCGAGGGACGACCGACGGACGTCCCGAAACAGGAGCTGGTCGACGCGATCGAGACGGTCGACGCAGAGCTGATCGGCTTTTCGGCCGACCATCTCGCCGAGGCGGTCCGGGAGGCGATCGACCGATGACCGGTCCCGGAGTCACACCCGACGAAAACTGGCGGATCATCGACGACGGCGTCCACGACGAACCGACCCATCACGCGCTCGATGACGTGTTGATCGAGCGTCTCGACGACGGCGAGATGGCACCGACGATCCGCTTCTGGTATCGGACGGGACCGGCGGTGCCGATCGGTCGGTTTCAGGCCTATGCCGACGAGGTAGCCGACGAGTACGTCCGCGACCACGATATCGACGTCGTGCGACGGATCACCGGCGGCGGTGCGATGTACGCCGAACCCGGCGCGGTGATCACCTACTCGATCTATCTCCCGCGCGCGGCAGTCTCGGACGATATCGAACGGAGCTACGAACGACTCAACCGATGGGCGATCGACGCACTCCGTGATCTCGGACTGGCAGCCGTTCACGAACCGCTCAACGATATCGCCCACGAAGACGGCAAGATCGGCGGTGCGGCCCAGCTCCGGCGCTCGAACGCGGTGCTTCACCACGTCACGATGAGCTACGCACTCGATATCGAGGCGATGCTCCGAACGCTTCGTATCGGTGAAGAGAAACTCTCGGACAAAGCGGTCACGTCCGCCGAGAAGCGCGTCACCCGTATCGCGGACTACGTTGCCGAGGATCGTGAAGCCGTCATCGACCACCTCAAAGACGAGTTCCGCACCACCTACGGTGGCGAAGAGGGATCGTTGACCGACGACGAACTGACGACGGCGAAGCGACGTGCCGAGACGACGTTCCGGACGGACGAGTGGAACAAGCGTCTGTAGGTTTCGTGGCACAGAATCGGTGCAGCACCGCCGTAACTTCCTGAATCGGAGAGTAAAACCCGAAGCGGTCGCTCATGCATCGAGAGCGGTGACATTAGAAGCGCGCTCGCTCGTGGCAGCCTGCTCGTCCAGTACGGCATCTCGCGGCCGGACGCGGGCACGCTCTCGCTGATCCATTCACTCAGCCACGGCCTGACACGAGGCAACCCCATCCAGCAGGGGACGGCCCACGGCATCGTCGCGTCCCACGCCCTCGACTATCTCTTCGAGCACGTCGACGGCCGGCGGGGTTTACTGGCCGACGCGCTCGGCATGGTCGATGCCGACGACACGGCCGACGCGATCACGACCGCCGTCGCGGACGTCCGGGACGCGCTCGGGTTGCCGACTCGACTCCGTGACGTCGATGGTCCCGAATAGGACGAGTTCCCGGCGGTCGCCGAGGCCGTTCTCGACGACGGCTTCATGGCGAACGTGCCCGCCGAACTGAACCCGACGAGCGAGGAGATCGAAGCGGTGCTGGCGGCGGCGTGGTAGAGAGCGTTCGTATGTCGTGACCTGTTCGCCGTGGTCCCCCCCCCCCCTCACTCAATCGGCGCGATCGGTTCGCCGTTCGTCCGACATCGTCGCCTCCCCGGTCGTCGCCACCTCGTTGACGAGTTCGTGGATACCGACGACGAGCGCCGGCACGACGATCATGAAGATGTGTTCCTCGATCGGGATGCCCAACAGCTCGACGCCGGTGCGGAGCTGGATCTCGAAGACACCCACACGGAGGGTGTACCAGTCCCAGACGTATGCGATCGGGTAGAGCGCCACCACCGTTCGGGCAGCCCGTCTGAGCGACCCGGTGTAGGCCAGCAGCAGGAGCGCGGCCGTCCCGAAGACCACTTCGGTCACGAGATAGGTGTACGGGCCGAACACGCCGATGTCCGGTAGCATCATCCCCTGCACTACGTGCGCGGGGATCAAGAACTGTCGGACTGTTGGGGCGCTGTGGCGATGGGCGACGACACGAAATCGTGTGAATGAGCAAAGTGTTGATTAGCCCCGCCGTTGAACTGGTGAGGGTGAGAGCATGAACATCGCCGACATCGCAACCACCGACCACGCCGAAGTGAGCGCCGACCAGCGCCTCGGGAAGGTTCGAGCGCTTTTCGAGGAGGAGAACCCGCGTGGGCTCATCGTCACCAACGATGGCGAGTACGCCGGCGTGATCACCCAGCGCTCGCTAATGCAATCTCATGTCGAGGACTCGACGAAGGCGAACGCGCTGATGAGCTCGGCCCCGCAGGTCAAACGGACGAGCGACGTGCGAGACGTCGCGCGGATGCTCGTCGAGGGCAACACGAAAGTCGCGCCGGTCGTCGAGGGCGACAGCCTCTGGGGAATCGTCACCGCCGACGCCATCCTGGAGGCCGTCCTCGACAACCTCGACGCGCTCGTCGTCTCGCAGATCCACACCGACGACGTCATCACCATCGCCGAGGACGCCAGCGTCGGCCAGGCGATCAACCGCCTGCGCGAACACGGCGTCTCCCGACTCCCCGTCGAGAACGAGGCGGGCTACCTCACGGGCGTGGCGACGACCCACGATCTCGTCGATTTCGTCGTGCGCAACATGGACCAGCCGACCGAGGGCGAGCGATCGGGTGACTCCGATCGCATGCT belongs to Halococcus qingdaonensis and includes:
- the trpG gene encoding anthranilate synthase component II translates to MTTEPTIPTDAADRPDVMFVDNFDSFTYNLVEYVSEHANTHVVRNTASLEEVRAADPDGIVISPGPGHPENDRDVGVTLDVLREVSPEIPTLGVCLGLEAAIYAYGGSVGRAPEPVHGKAVSIDHDGRGVFADLDQGFQAGRYHSLVATDVPDCFAVSARTADGLVMGIRHGEHPIECVQFHPESVLTSVGHDVLQNFVSVLDGDRVPSANQ
- the trpE gene encoding anthranilate synthase component I, which encodes MSDAALSPGRERFVDLASDRDRPAVVRAVARLDVDSEPLAAYATLADDTDHTFLLESAEKVASSDPDGAFAPTEADGHARYSFVGYDPAALVTVGPDGTEIECFTERYRGAFDSDGGDVLDRLRGALPDADRVNFPDTDRQQLDGGLVGYLAYDSVYDLQLDEVGIDRPDSSVPDAQFVLTTKTVAFDHASGEVSLVFTPLVRPDDDPAAIHDAMAAEVARVHEELTAATVDVGGFERRGETAGSREEYEESVRRAKEHVLDGDSYQVVLSRARELVGEIDPRGLYAALREINPSPYMYLLEYGDRSVVGASPETLVSIRGDEVVSNPLAGTCPRGSSPVEDRRLAGELLADEKERAEHTMLVDLARNDVRRVSQPGSVRVAEFMTVLKYSHVQHIESTVTGKMTEANDAFDAVRAAFPMGTLSGAPKVRAMELIDELEASPRGLYGGGVGYFSWDGDADIAITIRTALIEHATEPSAVGGVGEDRITVRAGAGVVADSEPASEYDETEQKIEGVLAALERIERPSMTPEPSR
- a CDS encoding phosphoribosylanthranilate isomerase → MTRTKLCGLTRERDLDVAIDAGADMVGVISRVPIETPRELAPDRAAALVDRVPESVTSVLVTMPETPDEGAALVERVAPDAIQVHGCSPAEIEDLSARIAVPMIAGVDAADDGLEEYATVADALVLDSTDEQGAGGTGETHDWARAREIVANLDAPVLLAGGLTPENVASAVETVAPFGVDVSSGIEDQQGMGTKDHAKLQRFVARVRGEPLRV
- the trpD gene encoding anthranilate phosphoribosyltransferase; this translates as MQEYIARVADGEDLSRSAARTAATEIFEGATEAQMGALLAALRTKGETETEIAGFAQGMSAAARTIEPDCRPLVDTCGTGGDDHDTINVSTASAVVAAGAGVNVAKHGNYSVSSSSGSADVLHELGVDIDAEPTDVEAAIERQGIGFMLAPVFHPAMKAVIGPRKELGTRTIFNVLGPLTNPAGADAQVVGVYDPDLVPVLARALAQLGVDRALVVHGSGMDEICIHGETRVAEVRGTEIEEYTLTPEKLGLDTAPVAAVAGGTPPENAADLRGIVTGEIEGSKRGIVLANAGAAVYVAGIADSIQDGVERARKAIDAGRAREKLAALRTAEAVAGEGR
- a CDS encoding thiolase family protein, which gives rise to MQEAYIVDAVRTPFGKHGGSFRDTHPQDLAAIPLERLEERNGFSGPDDIEDVIYGCVDPVDEQANNIARIAPMVAGWGDDVPGVQLDRMCGSGQQSINFAAGQIRAGFHDVLVAGGVEHMTRVPMGSAGSSLTDSYFEHFDELTTQGEGAERIAEEWGFSRNDLDGIAVDSQNRWADAAAAGHYDDQVVPVEVGPDGETTHVETDEHPRPGTDIETLGDLPLAFREEGEGVIHAGNSSGIVDGAAATLVASGEACERFGWEPMARIVDSHVVGVDPVTMLTGPIPATNELLDANDMAVSDIDRFEVNEAFASVVAAWLDETGADWNRTNVWGGAIAHGHPLGATGAALLGKLPYQLDACDGRYGLCTMCIGFGQGIATLIERV
- a CDS encoding acyl-CoA dehydrogenase family protein — encoded protein: MGRSASDSGVAFDIDEETQLVLRSLDEFVEQEVEPIAEELGETLTNPRLGHEPDGRLTDEVLDAIGRVRKRSAEAGYYAMNMPSDAGGEDVSAVTWYRANKRLAESAVPLSNEVLAGPAGPKPLLAAAEGDQIEEYLEPAMCAEKTTAFAQTEPGVGSDSPNMDTHADKDGDEWVLDGTKQWITNAPYADFIEVFARTTPQAEAGRHGGITCFIVEDDEFELGPLNNAVGSVGRQAEVRLDDVRIPDDRVLGDVDAAFYDAMGFLGLGRLEIGAQAVGSAEWLLDRATEFATDREAFDRSIGDFQAISHKIARGRANVYAADAAGLRCAWTLDGGDPAIAESSILKWFATNTFWEIADDVVQVHGSSGLAEENPFMDRLHQARIFRIVEGTDEIQLNTIASQYGL
- a CDS encoding cold-shock protein: MSHVNVASQSGFIETEATAKDVLFLPNAVRDHVPELGEEVTFEMVETRNGPRAAKLSRT
- a CDS encoding lipoate--protein ligase family protein, with the translated sequence MTGPGVTPDENWRIIDDGVHDEPTHHALDDVLIERLDDGEMAPTIRFWYRTGPAVPIGRFQAYADEVADEYVRDHDIDVVRRITGGGAMYAEPGAVITYSIYLPRAAVSDDIERSYERLNRWAIDALRDLGLAAVHEPLNDIAHEDGKIGGAAQLRRSNAVLHHVTMSYALDIEAMLRTLRIGEEKLSDKAVTSAEKRVTRIADYVAEDREAVIDHLKDEFRTTYGGEEGSLTDDELTTAKRRAETTFRTDEWNKRL
- a CDS encoding lycopene cyclase domain-containing protein; translated protein: MLPDIGVFGPYTYLVTEVVFGTAALLLLAYTGSLRRAARTVVALYPIAYVWDWYTLRVGVFEIQLRTGVELLGIPIEEHIFMIVVPALVVGIHELVNEVATTGEATMSDERRTDRAD
- a CDS encoding CBS domain-containing protein translates to MNIADIATTDHAEVSADQRLGKVRALFEEENPRGLIVTNDGEYAGVITQRSLMQSHVEDSTKANALMSSAPQVKRTSDVRDVARMLVEGNTKVAPVVEGDSLWGIVTADAILEAVLDNLDALVVSQIHTDDVITIAEDASVGQAINRLREHGVSRLPVENEAGYLTGVATTHDLVDFVVRNMDQPTEGERSGDSDRMLDIPVYDLMSAPVETISGDESVREAVSRMLDNDYNGLVVTPPEDDRTIDGVLTKTDVLRALTFTEEDHMDVQITNIDLLDTITRGDLRESVTQVADKFQEMQVHHAHVRFHKHKEKLRGTPLIQCQIRLRTSQGQVAGTGEGYGAESAFRVALDKLERNVLERKGIRADEQRRGQILRKLNEI